From Streptomyces sp. NBC_00690, a single genomic window includes:
- the tgmB gene encoding ATP-grasp ribosomal peptide maturase — translation MSTRRPVVVLTELADPTADWVITELNERRVPVIRIDPGADAVTLSALALPGRSWTGPLTADGRTFDLGDVRSVYHRRPSPFVAPDHLDSQQRAFITAHARHGLGGVLGALDCLYVNHPHRNLAAGYKPRQTTEAARAGLTVPPTLITNDPAEARAFAEEYGPIVYKPLRSTAYIEDGEHRTIWVRQVDPGEIGDGVSACPHLFQKAVSKVADVRVAVVGDRLFASRITVDGDHLDWRWDYDRIVFDPIEVPVEVQLGIHRFMHRLGLVFGAFDFGLDQDGRWWMFECNPNGQWAFVDIPTRIAIAAALADVLEKGLLA, via the coding sequence ATGAGCACCCGCCGTCCAGTGGTGGTGCTCACGGAGTTGGCCGACCCCACAGCCGACTGGGTCATCACCGAGCTGAACGAGCGGCGGGTTCCCGTCATCCGCATCGATCCGGGAGCGGACGCGGTGACGTTGTCCGCGCTCGCCCTACCCGGGCGCTCGTGGACGGGACCCCTGACGGCTGATGGCCGCACCTTCGACCTCGGCGATGTGCGTTCGGTCTACCACCGAAGGCCGTCCCCGTTCGTTGCACCGGATCACCTGGACTCCCAGCAGCGGGCTTTCATCACCGCCCATGCGCGTCACGGCCTGGGCGGTGTGTTGGGGGCACTCGACTGCCTGTACGTAAACCACCCGCACCGCAATCTGGCCGCTGGGTACAAGCCGCGCCAGACCACCGAGGCCGCGCGGGCAGGTCTGACCGTCCCTCCGACGCTCATCACGAACGATCCCGCCGAGGCTCGCGCCTTCGCCGAGGAGTACGGGCCGATCGTCTACAAGCCGCTGCGGTCCACCGCGTACATCGAGGACGGTGAGCACCGGACGATTTGGGTGCGGCAGGTCGATCCAGGCGAGATAGGGGACGGAGTGTCGGCCTGCCCTCACCTCTTCCAGAAGGCCGTGAGCAAGGTGGCGGACGTCCGGGTCGCGGTCGTCGGCGACAGGCTGTTCGCCAGCCGGATCACCGTGGACGGCGACCATCTGGACTGGCGGTGGGACTACGACCGGATCGTCTTCGATCCCATCGAGGTACCCGTCGAGGTGCAACTCGGGATTCACCGGTTCATGCACCGGCTGGGCCTCGTCTTCGGAGCATTCGACTTCGGCCTCGACCAGGATGGCCGCTGGTGGATGTTCGAGTGCAATCCGAACGGGCAGTGGGCGTTCGTAGACATCCCGACCCGTATCGCCATCGCCGCCGCACTCGCCGACGTACTGGAGAAAGGACTCCTCGCATGA